CCCAGTTGGCAGCTGGACCTGCCATCCCCAATCCCTTCCAATGAGGTCACCCCAGGCAGCTGAGGCTCAGCACATCCAGCATCCACTGCGGAGGTGGGTCAGGTGGGCACCCCATCCCCACGGGGTCAGCTGTGGAGTGatggtgtcacccaggctgcaggaagGACGGGGCTGCAGCACGGCCCGCCAGTCTGTGTGCTGCTCAAAATGGCCATGTGTCCCCCACAGTCAGCCCAGATACCCCAGGCCACGTCAGAGAGTCAGGGCAGCTACGAGGACAAGGAATTGTGTCCACCCGGGCTCGCCAGTGGACGGGAAGCAGTTCCTGAACCCATGAAGCCCCCAAGTTTCTGGAGAAACCAACTTACTCTGTGCACACGTTCGGGGTCCCCTCCACCACCTGGAAGAGAAGGAGTCTCCTTAGCAGGCAGGGAGGGGCCCACACAGCACCCCCCTCCCAGAGGACAGCGGGGCACAGGGGTAGGCTGGGGGCAGGGACACTGGACAAGGAGCCCTGGGGCTGGGAACAGGAATAGGGCCTTGCAATTCGGGGACACCGTGAGGAAGGGGGATGAGAAGGGGAACTAGAGTAAAAACCAACACGTGGAAAATCTCTATGTTCTGCTCTGACCAAGGCTGAATAAATCCCACAACCACTTCTCATCCTGACCCTTGTCACCCAGTTGAGGAGCCGACTGCCCCCTGCCTGGCTGGGCCTGAAAGTGGGAGGAACTGGCCCTGCCCTCCTACACTTGGCTGGGAGATGAGGGGACCCCCCAGCCCCGAGAGAGGCAATGAGACCAGGGTCCTGGGGGATACACGGGATGTGGGGATGGGGCGATCACAAGGCGGAAGATTGAGCCAGGCTGGAGACACTTGGACCAGGGGCAGGGATGGGGATTACTGTCTGTGGGAACAGAgtgggagggggcagggcagACAGTGTCCAGCGCCCCCACCCTCAGCCAGCACCTACCTGAGCAGATGCCTTTCAGTGAAGAAATGAGTTTCTTCCGACGTAAAATGCAAACAAACGCAGCCACGAACAGAATGATGAAGACTGTAACGACGCCGGCTATGAGACCGTAAAGGTCAGGAGTCCCCAGGCTGGTGGGCACTGTGTCTTCCGCCGCGGGGGTTTTCCCAGTGGAACTGGCAGCTGATGCACTGCAGTTGATGTCACTCCAGGGCGTACAATCACTGACCTTGATCATCCCTCTGGGACACCTGGGTACACACAGGGATGGAGACGGGGACTCCTGATGGAAAGCTGGCCAGGTGAGATGAAAGAGGAGCCACCCTCCCTGCCTAATGTCCTTGAGAAGACGTCAGGGGAAGGACAGACTCCTTGTGTCAGCAGAGGGTCCCCCTATGCTCCCTTCTTGAGGCTGGGGAAGGGTCTGAGCATGCGCACTTCAGCCCCTCGGCCTCCCTGCTCTGGGGTCAGAGCTGCAGCTCCAGGAGCCTTCTGTGCTGGGCACACACGGAGCTTCCCTGGGATGCAGGGGAGGCTGCGTTAGGAGGAGCCACACTCTAGGGGAAGATCACAAGCCCCTGTGGCCACAAGCTGAGCCCCTTCCTCCAGTTAACCCACAGTACCAGTGAGCCCTCGCCCCACCCTCTCTGCTGCTAGTTCCTCCCAATCACAGCAAACAGTGGAGGGCCAGAGAAGAGCAAGTTACTCTTTGCCCCTAAAACCCAAATAGGAAAAAGAAGGACTTATTGAGAAGTCAGGGGCCAGGAGTGAGGCCGGCGGGGTGGGCTCAGGTCCTCATGGGAACTTAAGGGAGCTCCACCCACAGCCTCATTATAATTTTTGTGAGCTACAGGCACTTTTTCCTTTATGGGTCTCCACCtgcataaaaaatatttaaaattacattttttttaaaccaatttggAATAAGGACAAATACAAGCCAGGCTGGATTCAAGTGTGTTCTGATTTCAAAAGGAAATCACATTTCCCAGGTCCCCTGAAAAGTTTCAAGGGACCTAGAAAGTCACCTCCTGTGCCCAGTGAACAATTCAGCCTGGCCAAAGGGACTCGTGTTAGGGAGGGTATGGGAAGGGACTGCTGCAGGGGGTAGGAGTGGGGACAGGCAGGTGGACCAGGAGGGGCCACCGCAGGCTCAGGAAATCCCATAGGCTCAGGGATGCCTCATGGGGTCAGGGGTGAGACAGAGGTACCCGGTGACTCAGGTCTTTTCAGGTTCTTGAAAGCTGTCGGGAGCCCCTGGCTGCTGTCTCACCCTGTGCTGCACTTCCGGCACATCTCAGGGGAGTTTTCATCCTGGAAGCTTCCTTTTTCACATTGACACACAGTGTCTCTGGTCGTGGTGCAGGAGCTTTTATTTGTTTGACCTGACAACAGAGCATAAGGTTTTGGGAATGTGTTTCCCTTACATGTCAGTCCACCCTTCCTCACCACCCCATCCCCTCCCACTCAGCTCAACTCAGTTCACCAAGGAGTTCTGAGGGCCGGTTTCTGCACCAGCATACTCAGGACTCATACAGGACACCCACCCTGTACATAAGGACCAATACAAAAGGACCGTGATTATTTACTACATCAGATTAGGGGAAAAGCATTGTTTAGATGGCAAGGTCAGTAGCAAGGGAGGCGCAAGGGGATCACCTGAGAGACTCTGCAAGGAGAGGAGCCCTTGGGGGACTTCCCAAAAGCCCCAGCCTTGactgggaggaggaaggggcctGAGAACCTGAAGGCTGAGTGAACCTGAGCACCTGCCAGGAGCACAGAGCCCGGGAGGAAACAGCCTA
The nucleotide sequence above comes from Theropithecus gelada isolate Dixy unplaced genomic scaffold, Tgel_1.0 HiC_scaffold_2415, whole genome shotgun sequence. Encoded proteins:
- the LOC112617548 gene encoding tumor necrosis factor receptor superfamily member 10D-like; this translates as MCRKCSTGCPRGMIKVSDCTPWSDINCSASAASSTGKTPAAEDTVPTSLGTPDLYGLIAGVVTVFIILFVAAFVCILRRKKLISSLKGICSGGGGDPERVHRVFFRRSRPSRVPGTEDNARNESLSTRFLQPTQVSEQEIKGQESAEPTGVTVQSPEEAQRLL